Proteins encoded in a region of the Dendropsophus ebraccatus isolate aDenEbr1 chromosome 11, aDenEbr1.pat, whole genome shotgun sequence genome:
- the GJA8 gene encoding gap junction alpha-8 protein → MGDWSFLGNILEEVNEHSTVIGRVWLTVLFIFRILILGTAAEFVWGDEQSDFLCNTQQPGCENVCYDEAFPLSHIRLWVLQIIFVSTPSLVYVGHAVHHVRMEEKRKEREREEAEMNRQQEMNEERLPLAPDQGSIRTTKETSTKGTKKFRLEGTLLRTYICHIVFKTLFEVGFVVGQYFLYGFSILPLYRCSRWPCPNTVDCFVSRPTEKTVFIMFMLAVAAVSLFLNVVEITHLGWKKIRLAFRRGPDHQTNQLHGEGSQKPLHSIAISSIPKSKGYKLLEEEKVVSHFYPMTEVGLEASPLPTHYNNYEKSSTGLLEDISKAYDETLPSYRQAEEQEVVKVQVAETLEQTPERAPSVRAPSVRAPSDRAPSERAISERAPSPISRAASEHAPSEHAPSERAPSRAASEHAPSERANSERGPSRATSEHAPFEHNPSERAPSRAASDHAPFERAPSDRAPSRAASEYAPSEHATSEHTPSRATSINVQLDNVAFEPPLETISPPIALEPVLDGKSPTNFDQAPDERSPSRAFSDHAGSEHIPSDQGFPEPLSEKTDVYEAEPPVPELPLLSFELIPDSRSLSRLSKASSRARSDDLTI, encoded by the exons ATGGGAGACTGGAGTTTCTTGGGGAATATTTTAGAAGAGGTGAATGAGCACTCAACCGTTATCGGTAGGGTCTGGCTCACGGTCCTGTTCATTTTCCGGATCCTCATTTTGGGAACTGCTGCGGAGTTCGTATGGGGGGATGAACAATCTGATTTTCTATGTAACACTCAGCAGCCTGGTTGTGAAAATGTCTGCTATGATGAGGCTTTTCCACTGTCCCACATCAGATTGTGGGTCCTGCAAATCATCTTTGTCTCCACACCGTCCCTGGTGTACGTGGGGCATGCCGTGCACCATGTGCGAATGGAGGAGAAAAGAAAGGAACGAGAACGAGAGGAAGCAGAAATGAATCGGCAACAGGAAATGAATGAAGAAAGGTTGCCCCTTGCTCCTGATCAGGGGAGCATCCGAACCACTAAGGAAACCAGTACCAAAGGTACTAAGAAGTTTCGTTTGGAAGGAACGCTCCTAAGAACCTACATCTGCCACATTGTCTTCAAAACACTTTTTGAGGTGGGCTTTGTGGTGGGCCAATATTTCCTTTATGGTTTTAGCATCCTACCCCTGTATCGCTGCAGTCGTTGGCCTTGTCCAAACACCGTAGACTGTTTTGTCTCCAGACCTACTGAGAAAACTGTATTCATCATGTTCATGTTAGCAGTAGCTGCTGTATCACTCTTTCTAAATGTGGTGGAAATTACTCACCTGGGCTGGAAAAAGATTCGTCTGGCATTCCGGAGAGGCCCAGATCATCAAACAAATCAACTTCATGGAGAAGGTTCTCAGAAGCCACTGCACTCCATTGCCATCTCTTCCATTCCAAAATCTAAAGGATACAAGCTACTGGAAGAAGAAAAGGTTGTCTCCCATTTCTACCCAATGACAGAGGTTGGATTAGAAGCTAGCCCACTTCCGACTCACTATAATAATTATGAGAAAAGCAGTACAGGCCTCCTAGAAGACATCTCGAAGGCCTATGATGAAACTCTGCCATCATATCGTCAAGCTGAAGAGCAAGAGGTGGTGAAAGTGCAAGTTGCTGAGACCTTAGAACAAACACCTGAGCGTGCCCCTTCAGTGAGGGCCCCCTCGGTGCGTGCCCCCTCTGATCGTGCCCCCTCTGAGCGTGCAATTTCTGAAAGAGCACCATCCC CCATTTCTCGTGCTGCCTCTGAGCATGCCCCTTCTGAGCATGCACCCTCAGAGCGTGCTCCTTCCCGAGCAGCTTCTGAACATGCTCCTTCTGAGCGTGCAAACTCAGAGCGAGGGCCATCTAGGGCAACATCTGAACATGCCCCATTTGAGCATAACCCCTCAGAAAGGGCTCCATCCCGAGCAGCTTCTGATCATGCCCCTTTTGAGCGTGCACCCTCAGATCGAGCTCCCTCCCGAGCTGCCTCGGAGTATGCTCCTTCTGAGCATGCCACCTCTGAGCATACACCATCTCGAGCAACCTCTATTAATGTTCAATTAGACAATGTGGCCTTTGAACCCCCTCTAGAAACTATTTCACCTCCTATAGCTTTAGAGCCAGTATTAGATGGAAAAAGTCCAACAAATTTTGACCAAGCCCCAGATGAACGTTCACCATCAAGGGCTTTTTCAGACCATGCTGGATCTGAACATATCCCTTCAGACCAAGGGTTTCCTGAACCGTTGTCTGAAAAAACAGATGTGTATGAAGCAGAACCTCCAGTCCCTGAGCTGCCTTTACTAAGTTTTGAGTTAATTCCTGATTCCAGATCCCTCAGTAGATTAAGTAAAGCAAGCAGCCGGGCTCGCTCAGATGATTTAACAATATGA